From Salmo salar chromosome ssa04, Ssal_v3.1, whole genome shotgun sequence, one genomic window encodes:
- the LOC106602161 gene encoding ladderlectin gives MKVLIIFALLCVALSARAAAVPVESDPVESDAVAVEEPKSAPEEAVEVEAPAAEEKLSDGPEEEVQTGAVEEVAAAPKAARRFCPDGWFSYQSKCYMFVNNPRSWFDAEEHCNELGASLASAGSSPEYRYLQQITRTANRATAWIGGFYLQGYWMWIDRSGMYYTNWYSQSTATSNSCMYLQSAVGQGWRNLGCGTQYPFICVHNYRC, from the exons atgaaGGTTCTGATCATCTTTGCACTACTTTGTGTCGCCCTCTCTGCTAGGGCAGCAGCAG TTCCTGTGGAGAGCGATCCTGTGGAGAGCGATGCTGTGGCGGTAGAAGAGCCAAAAAGTGCCCCAG AGGAGGCTGTTGAGGTTGAGGCTCCTGCAGCAGAAGAGAAGCTGAGTGACGGCCCAG AGGAGGAAGTACAGACTGGGGCTGTTGAAGAGGTGGCTGCGGCACCTAAAG CGGCACGCAGGTTCTGCCCTGACGGATGGTTCAGCTACCAGTCCAAGTGTTACATGTTTGTGAACAATCCTCGGTCCTGGTTCGACGCTGAG GAACACTGCAATGAACTGGGCGCCAGCCTGGCCTCCGCCGGCTCCTCCCCCGAGTATCGTTACCTGCAACAGATAACCAGAACAGCCAACAGAGCCACCGCCTGGATCGGTGGATTCTACCTCCAG GGATATTGGATGTGGATCGACCGCTCAGGAATGTATTACACCAACTGGTACAGCCAGAGCACTGCAACCAGCAACTCCTGCATGTATCTGCAATCTGCTG tGGGCCAGGGCTGGAGGAACCTCGGATGTGGCACACAATACCCATTCATCTGCGTGCACAACTATCGCTGTTAG